Proteins from one Coregonus clupeaformis isolate EN_2021a chromosome 29, ASM2061545v1, whole genome shotgun sequence genomic window:
- the LOC121544462 gene encoding E3 ubiquitin-protein ligase TRIM35-like, with amino-acid sequence MAAHVGVQAQRAEKQIKDEFEKLHCFLREEEVERLAALKEEEEEKNTRMKERVKEISEMMSSLMDTIRAVEEKLAVDDVLFLQSYKTMMERAQSASQDPQLGSGALINLAKHLGNLSFQVWEKMQGAVKYMPVVLDPNTTHPYLYPSENLTSLRSEDKGQSLPDNPQRFDSYRDILGSEGLTSGTHFWDVEVGENDDWRVGVAGGSVSRKQGLDEEES; translated from the coding sequence ATGGCTGCTCACGTCGGGGTGCAGGCCCAGCGAGCAGAGAAGCAGATAAAGGACGAGTTTGAGAAGCTACACTGCttcctgagagaggaggaggtggagaggctaGCTGCactgaaggaggaagaggaggagaagaatacaaggatgaaggagagagtgaaggagataaGTGAGATGATGTCATCTCTGATGGACACAATCAGGGCTGTGGAGGAGAAGCTGGCAGTGGATGATGTGTTGTTTCTGCAGAGCTACAAGACTATGATGGAGAGAGCACAGAGTGCGTCTCAGGACCCACAGCTGGGCTCAGGAGCACTGATCAACTTGGCCAAACACCTGGGCAATCTCAGTTTCCAGGTCTGGGAGAAGATGCAGGGGGCAGTGAAATACATGCCTGTAGTTCTAGAtccaaacacaacacatccctaCCTCTATCCATCTGAAAATCTGACCAGCCTAAGATCCGAAGACAAAGGACAGAGTCTCCCAGACAACCCACAGAGGTTTGATTCATACCGAGACATCCTGGGTTCAGAGGGGTTAACTTCAGGGACACACTTCTGGGATGTGGAAGTCGGAGAAAATGATGACTGGAGGGTAGGGGTGGCCGGTGGGTCTGTTAGTAGGAAACAGGGGTTAGATGAAGAAGAAAGTTGA